A genomic window from Cutibacterium acnes includes:
- a CDS encoding prephenate dehydrogenase gives MRTPSTCPITRRYPRSCELRHMSLTLSPRTLRWVCLTATPRRVVTSDVSTPRPCWRPTVTDPNRVEPTLTGPVLIVGVGLIGASIGKALMREGTDVHLWDIDRDNSLIAAGHGAGRLGNLADDAYRMIVIATPPAVVAQTVVERLTRHPQAVVTDTASVKGAVLAELTTLATEHEIAISRYVGSHPMAGTQCTGPLTASTELFVDRTWVVAPRTDNRYDDVQQVVALARACGARVVSMDAHEHDRAVAEVSHLPHLMSILTAANLRRARPEHLSLAGPGIRDVTRIARSQTTMWRQILSSNCVEVRSQLEAIRDDLDDLLSRLNDSERLEEFLSVGQAGARKVAGKHGHQMVETTAVVVEIPDTPGALARLFADVEAAGINIEDLSVEHNPARETGFLSIDVAPSRAEQLTASMRNHGWSVRS, from the coding sequence GTGAGAACTCCCTCGACCTGCCCAATAACGCGCCGGTATCCGAGGTCGTGCGAGCTGCGGCACATGTCCTTGACGTTGAGCCCGCGAACCTTGAGGTGGGTTTGCTTAACCGCCACGCCTCGACGCGTCGTCACTTCCGACGTCTCGACGCCGCGACCGTGTTGGAGGCCGACGGTGACGGATCCTAATCGCGTCGAGCCGACGTTAACCGGACCGGTCCTTATCGTTGGTGTCGGCCTTATTGGGGCATCCATCGGTAAGGCCCTGATGCGGGAGGGAACCGATGTTCATCTGTGGGACATCGATCGCGATAATTCCCTCATTGCAGCCGGGCACGGAGCGGGCAGACTCGGTAACCTGGCTGACGATGCGTACCGGATGATCGTGATCGCGACCCCACCGGCCGTTGTCGCGCAGACGGTCGTTGAGCGGCTGACGCGACATCCCCAAGCCGTGGTCACCGACACCGCGTCAGTGAAGGGGGCTGTGTTGGCCGAGTTGACCACGCTGGCTACCGAGCACGAAATCGCCATTTCCCGCTATGTGGGTTCCCACCCCATGGCCGGAACCCAGTGCACCGGCCCTCTGACAGCCTCCACCGAACTCTTCGTCGACCGCACCTGGGTGGTAGCCCCTCGCACCGACAACCGTTACGATGACGTTCAACAAGTCGTCGCTCTGGCCCGGGCCTGCGGTGCTCGGGTGGTGAGCATGGATGCCCACGAGCACGATCGAGCGGTCGCGGAGGTGTCTCACCTACCCCATCTCATGAGCATCCTCACTGCGGCAAATTTGCGCCGTGCTCGTCCTGAGCACCTGAGCCTCGCAGGGCCCGGCATTCGCGACGTCACCCGGATCGCTCGTTCCCAGACGACAATGTGGCGTCAGATCCTCAGTTCCAACTGTGTTGAGGTCCGCAGCCAGTTGGAAGCTATTCGTGACGACCTCGATGACTTGCTGTCTCGTCTTAACGATTCGGAACGCTTAGAAGAGTTCCTCAGCGTTGGTCAGGCCGGCGCCCGCAAGGTAGCAGGTAAGCATGGGCATCAGATGGTGGAGACGACTGCCGTCGTCGTCGAGATTCCGGACACCCCTGGTGCTTTGGCACGATTATTTGCTGACGTCGAAGCTGCTGGAATCAATATCGAAGACTTGTCGGTGGAACATAATCCAGCCCGTGAGACTGGTTTCTTGTCGATTGACGTTGCCCCGAGTCGTGCCGAACAGTTGACCGCGTCGATGCGCAATCACGGCTGGTCGGTACGATCCTGA
- the der gene encoding ribosome biogenesis GTPase Der, translated as MSDSPEFRNDPSDDIEEALPKPVVAVVGRPNVGKSTLVNRILGRRAAVVQDVPGVTRDRVSYDAEWSGRQFVLVDTGGWASDASGMAAMIAEQAELAISTADAVLFVVDANVGTTDEDEAVVQVLRQSRKPVVVAANKVDNARGESEAATMWNLGLGEPHPVSAMHGRGSGDLLDALIAVLPKEQASYESSDGPRRVAIVGKPNVGKSSLLNRIARQNRVVVSDISGTTVDPVDELVTVGGTVYQFIDTAGLRKRVKEASGHEYYASLRTQAAIERAEVCVVVIDASESISDQDLRILTMVENAGRAMVIAYNKWDLTDEERRRYLEREIERDVQAYSWAPRVNISALNGRNVDKLEKAIETAAEGWETRISTGKLNAFLGRLAAAHPHPVRGGKQPRILFGTQAHNCPPTFALFTSGVFDQGYVRFIIRRLREDFGFAGSPVHVEIRPRAKRQRK; from the coding sequence ATGTCTGACTCGCCCGAGTTTCGCAACGACCCCAGCGACGACATCGAGGAGGCTCTTCCCAAGCCTGTTGTTGCCGTCGTCGGTCGGCCCAATGTCGGTAAATCCACCCTCGTCAATCGCATCCTTGGCCGCAGAGCAGCTGTCGTACAGGATGTCCCGGGAGTGACCCGTGACCGAGTGTCTTATGACGCGGAGTGGTCTGGTCGCCAGTTCGTCCTCGTCGATACCGGCGGTTGGGCCTCCGATGCCTCTGGCATGGCGGCCATGATCGCCGAGCAAGCCGAATTGGCTATCTCAACTGCTGACGCCGTTCTCTTCGTCGTTGACGCGAACGTGGGCACCACCGACGAAGATGAGGCCGTCGTCCAGGTACTGAGGCAGTCTCGTAAGCCCGTCGTGGTAGCTGCCAACAAGGTCGACAATGCACGCGGCGAGTCTGAAGCAGCGACAATGTGGAACCTAGGACTGGGGGAGCCCCACCCCGTTTCCGCCATGCACGGACGCGGTTCAGGTGACCTTCTTGATGCGCTCATTGCGGTACTGCCGAAGGAGCAGGCTAGCTACGAGTCATCGGACGGACCGCGTCGGGTCGCCATTGTGGGCAAGCCGAATGTCGGCAAGTCGTCTCTTCTGAACCGTATAGCGCGTCAGAACCGCGTAGTCGTCTCGGATATTTCCGGGACGACGGTTGATCCCGTTGATGAGTTAGTCACCGTTGGTGGCACCGTCTATCAGTTCATTGACACCGCTGGTTTGCGCAAGAGGGTCAAGGAGGCCTCCGGGCACGAGTACTACGCTTCACTGCGCACCCAGGCTGCCATCGAGCGTGCCGAGGTCTGCGTGGTCGTCATTGATGCCTCGGAGTCGATCAGCGACCAGGACCTTCGCATCCTCACGATGGTCGAGAATGCGGGTCGGGCGATGGTCATCGCCTACAACAAGTGGGATTTGACCGATGAAGAGCGACGCCGCTATTTAGAGCGCGAGATCGAGCGCGACGTTCAGGCCTATTCGTGGGCGCCGCGGGTCAACATCTCTGCGCTCAACGGCCGGAATGTCGACAAGCTCGAGAAGGCTATTGAGACGGCCGCAGAAGGCTGGGAGACGCGCATTTCGACCGGCAAGCTCAACGCATTCCTTGGACGTCTTGCAGCTGCCCACCCACACCCGGTGCGGGGAGGGAAACAACCGAGGATCCTCTTCGGGACCCAAGCCCACAACTGTCCGCCGACGTTCGCCCTGTTCACATCGGGGGTATTCGACCAAGGATATGTGCGGTTCATCATCAGGCGGCTGCGTGAAGACTTCGGCTTCGCCGGTTCACCCGTCCATGTGGAGATCCGACCTCGGGCGAAGCGGCAGAGGAAGTGA
- the cmk gene encoding (d)CMP kinase codes for MSTSPLVIAIDGPSGSGKSSTSRGVANRLGLARLDTGSMYRAVACRVAHLGIDPTTNPRDAIKVAQSCHLEIDTSAIDDRVVIDGEDVTKEIRDPQTSAKVSAVATIQPVRDALTARMRQVAADRGRIVMEGRDITTVVCPDAQVRVLLVADPAIRVARRQAELGEKVDMAQVIDSIVRRDRDDSTVSTFEEPAEGVTVVDSTHLNLDQVIDAVIDLVPVTLR; via the coding sequence GTGTCAACCTCACCTCTCGTCATTGCCATCGACGGGCCCAGCGGGTCCGGCAAGTCGTCGACCTCTCGCGGGGTCGCGAACCGGCTCGGGCTAGCTCGCCTCGACACCGGATCGATGTACCGCGCGGTAGCTTGCCGCGTTGCTCATCTAGGTATTGATCCGACCACGAATCCACGTGATGCCATCAAGGTGGCTCAAAGCTGTCACCTAGAGATTGATACCTCAGCTATCGATGACCGCGTCGTAATCGATGGGGAAGATGTCACCAAGGAGATCCGAGACCCGCAAACCAGTGCGAAAGTGTCTGCGGTAGCAACGATTCAGCCGGTTCGTGATGCTCTAACTGCTCGCATGCGTCAAGTCGCAGCTGACCGCGGTCGTATCGTGATGGAAGGACGCGACATCACGACTGTGGTATGCCCCGACGCACAGGTTAGAGTGCTTCTCGTGGCTGACCCGGCCATTCGCGTTGCACGGCGTCAGGCTGAGTTGGGGGAAAAAGTCGATATGGCCCAGGTCATTGATTCGATCGTGCGTCGTGACCGGGACGATTCGACTGTGTCGACCTTTGAGGAGCCGGCTGAGGGGGTCACTGTGGTCGACTCCACCCACCTCAATTTGGATCAAGTCATCGACGCTGTCATTGATCTGGTGCCCGTCACGCTGCGCTGA